In the genome of Armatimonadota bacterium, the window TCTCTTCGAGCCAGCCGAATCCCGGGTAGTAGTAGCCGTTCTCATCGATCGGGACGATCACCGGCAGTTCGAGCTTCTGCGAGAGCTCATAGTCCTCAGCGCCGCAGCCCGGAGCGATATGAACGACGCCGACGCCTTCCTCCTCGCCGACGTAGTCCCAAGGGACGACTCGTGAATCGACATCCTTCTGGGCTGGCAGATCGAAGAACGGGCCCTTGTAGTGCAGGCCGACCAGTTCGCTGCCCTTGACGGTGCCAAGCATCTCGTACTCGCCGTCGAGCTTGGTGACCGTCCCGGCGGAGAGGTATAGGATGCCGTCGGTCTGCCTCACTTTCGCATAGTCGAGCTCAGGATGCACCGCCAGGGCGACGTTCGCGGTAAGCGTCCACGGGGTGGTCGTCCAGACCATAATGTACTCGTCCTCGCGATCCGTGATCGGCAGCTTGAGGAAGACCGACGTGTGCGTCATCTCGCGGTATGAGTCGATCAATTCGTGCTGAGACAGTGACGTACCGCATCGGGCGCACCAGGGCATCGCGCGCTGGCCCTTGTAGAGCCAGCCGTTGTCGTGGCACCTCTTCAGGAAATGCCAGATGTGCTCGATATTCGTGTCGGTCATCGTGTAGTAGGAGTGGTCCCAGTCCATCCACTGCCCGAGCCGTTTCGACTGCTCGCTCTGGATGGCGGAGTACTTCTCCACTCGCGCGCAGCACGCCTCGGAGAACTTGTCGAGCCCATACTCCATGATCTCGCGCTTCGAGTTCAGTCCCAGGTCCTTCTCGACCTCGACTTCCACCCAGAGTCCCTGGCAGTCGAACCCGTTCTGATAGCGCTGGTCGTAGCCCTGCATCGCCTTGAAGCGCTGGAAGATGTCCTTATACGTGCGTCCCCACGCATGGTGAACGCCCATCGGGTTGTTCGCCGTGATTGGGCCGTCGATGAACGACCAGTGCTTATTCCCGGCGTTCTTTTCGCGCAGCTTGTCGAATATGCGGCGCTCCTCCCAGAACCGGAGCACCTCGCGCTCCATATCCGGGAAGCTCAAACCGCTCTTGACCTCTTTGAACATTCGATCTCCTCCACAATCAGGTTACGGGTTGCCCGTTCTGGTCTCCGGGGTTCTCCATGATCCGAAACCCACAATCCATAGCCCCGGAAACAATAAGCCTCTCATCCCTAGTGCAGGGACGAGAGGCCTGATAAACCTTTCGCGGTACCACCCCGATTCGCGTGCGCCTCACGGCACGTGCCTTCACAGGTACTTGGGCGAACCCACATACCCTGGCTCTGTAACGGGAGCCGCCCGGGAGCAACTACTGGGTACCCACTAACCAGGTATCAGCAATCAGTGAAGCTCACTAGCCACACTGGTTACTAGATACTGGTTGCTTCCTTTCGCAACTCCGGCTCGGAGGTGATCTTCCCCGCGCGGAGCTCGGTCCCGGTTCTCAGCTCCCCCGGTTCTCTGTAGCCTATCCGCTCGTTCGAACTTCGTGCTTCGATTTTCGAATCTCCAGCCTTGTGCTGGTCGGGTACTCTTCCTCGTCATCGCCTCTGTCAACGGTGATGATCCGAGTAAACTCGATCCGTATTATAGGGGTTTCGACATCGAGTTGTCAATGCCATCGGTGGCTGTGGGCGCAGGAACACTCGGGCACGGTGTCGAATTCGTCCGGAGAGACACTAGGAACGCCTGAACTCAGGGAAGTTAAGAGCTAACCAATGCGGAGATTTCTGCCTATAATCCTGGTAATAGTAGCGTTGGGCGTGCTCGCTCGAATGATCATGCTGGACGTGGGTTCTGGCGGCGATGAGAAGAGGCCGCGACTCGTGGTGCATTTCGTGGACGTTGGTCCTGGCGGGTGCACTGTCATACGAACGCCCGATGGTCGCACCATTCTGATTGATGCGGGGAGTTCGGAGAGGTCGGACCATCTGCTCTCCTATTTGTCGGATCTGGAGATCTCTCGGATAGACCTCTTGGTGATCACGAGTTCGGACGAAGTCCGAGCCGGGGGCCTGCCGATGTTGCTTGAAGAGGTAGGTGTGTCCAGAGTGCTGGACGCGGCGCGTCGTCCCGGCGGGTCTGCGTATCAGCAGGCGATCCGCGTCATGGATGAGCGGCGGATCGACCGCGATGCGCTCGACGAGGGGCGAGATCTCGGGATATCGAACTGCGTCCAGTTCAAGGTGCTCTGGCCAGCGGTGGGAGCGACGGTCTCGGGCGACGAATCGGTGGTGCTTCGTCTGGCATACGGGGAGATTTCGTTCCTGCTGGCCGGCGATATGGCCGCACACTCGGAGGCCCGCCTGCTAGCAGAGTATCATGATCTTCGCAGCACCGTGTTAAGAGTGCCGAACTCCGGCGACCCGCTATCGGCGTCGAATGAGTTTCTGCAGATCGTGAGGCCAGAGTATGCGGTGGTGTTCACGGAAGCGGGCGCGTTTGCCGAAACCGTCATGGATAGGCTGATTGCGTCTGGGTCGAAGGTGTTCCGAACGGATGAGAATGGTGATATCGTGTTTTCGACTGACGGCCTGCGCGTCTGGACGGAGTGTGCGCAATGAGTACTGTGGGAGTTCGCGCGTCTGTCGATCGCTTCGAAGAGGATCAGGCGGTTCTGCTTCTGGGCGAACATGGCTCGGAGTCTGGAGCCTGGCCCCGGAGTCTGCTGCCGGACGACGCGGTTGAGGGCACCGTGCTTCAGGTGACTCTGGAAACCGACGCTGAAGAGTCGGCTGACGCTGCTGGGGAGATTCGTCGTCTGCTTAGCGACCTGGCCGATTCCGAATGAGAAACGGGATCATCGGAGTCTCTTTGTCTGTTCTTGGGGAAGGTAGCTGAATGGAAGAGTATTACAAGAAACCGCTGGGCGACATCCTGCTGGATCGGGGGATGATTACGGACGAGCAGCTGCATGCGGCCCTGGACGAGCAGAAACAGAGCCGAAAACGTCTGGGGGAAGTGCTAGTCTCCCTGGGGTTCATCACTGAAGAACAGGTTACGGAGGCTCGCGCCCTACAGTTCGACGTGGGATACGTCAACCTGCAGGAGCAGGAATGTGAGCCGGAGGCGATTGCGAGCGTGTCAGATGCCACCGCCAGAACCTACAACCTCGTGCCGTTCAAGATGACGGGAAACAGGTTAACCGTGGCCATGGCCAACCCCCTCGATGTCGAGGCCATTGACCTTGTGCAGTTCGAGGCGAAGTGCCGCGTCGAGCCGATGCTTGCGACGGAGTGGCGCATAGTCGAGGTACTGAACAAGCAATATGGCGGCGGTTCGAGCGAAGATCTCCAGGACATGGCGCAGGAAGCTGCCTCGACTCCGGCCTCGCTGGTGGATTCCGACGAGCACGAGGACATTGACGAGGTCAGGCGTAAGACGAGCAGTGCCCCCATCGTGCGCATGGTGAATATGCTCCTGACTCAGGCGGTTCGGCGCAAGGCAAGCGATATACACATCGAGCCCAGGCGCGATACCGTGGACGTGCGTTACAGAATTGATGGTGAGCTTCACATCGTCAGAAGTTTCCCTAAGGCCTTGCATGCAGCGATTGCTTCACGCATCAAGATCATGTCGGAGTTGGACATCTCGGAGCGCAGGCTTCCTCAGGACGGCCGTATCACCGTAAAACTCGACAAGCGGATGGT includes:
- a CDS encoding MBL fold metallo-hydrolase, which translates into the protein MRRFLPIILVIVALGVLARMIMLDVGSGGDEKRPRLVVHFVDVGPGGCTVIRTPDGRTILIDAGSSERSDHLLSYLSDLEISRIDLLVITSSDEVRAGGLPMLLEEVGVSRVLDAARRPGGSAYQQAIRVMDERRIDRDALDEGRDLGISNCVQFKVLWPAVGATVSGDESVVLRLAYGEISFLLAGDMAAHSEARLLAEYHDLRSTVLRVPNSGDPLSASNEFLQIVRPEYAVVFTEAGAFAETVMDRLIASGSKVFRTDENGDIVFSTDGLRVWTECAQ
- a CDS encoding DUF3006 domain-containing protein — translated: MSTVGVRASVDRFEEDQAVLLLGEHGSESGAWPRSLLPDDAVEGTVLQVTLETDAEESADAAGEIRRLLSDLADSE